One window of Oncorhynchus kisutch isolate 150728-3 linkage group LG25, Okis_V2, whole genome shotgun sequence genomic DNA carries:
- the LOC109870463 gene encoding homeobox protein SIX2 isoform X2, protein MSMLPTFGFTQEQVACVCEVLQQGGNIERLGRFLWSLPACEHLHKNESVLKAKAVVAFHRGNFRELYKILESHQFSPHNHPKLQQLWLKAHYVEAEKLRGRPLGAVGKYRVRRKFPLPRSIWDGEETSYCFKEKSRSVLREWYTHNPYPSPREKRELAEGTGLTTTQVSNWFKNRRQRDRAAEAKERENNENSNTNSHNPLTSSMNGNKTLLGSSDDDKTPSGTPDNTSSTPAMLIASNSGLQMHGLAPPPGPSAMPVSSHDSVHHHHSLHDTILNPMSSNLVDLGS, encoded by the exons AtgtctatgcttccaacttttgGCTTTACGCAAGAGCAAGTTGCTTGCGTCTGCGAGGTCCTCCAACAGGGTGGAAACATTGAACGGCTCGGGCGCTTTTTGTGGTCTTTACCCGCGTGTGAGCACCTCCACAAAAATGAAAGTGTTCTCAAAGCTAAAGCTGTGGTCGCATTCCACAGAGGAAATTTCAGAGAGCTTTATAAGATCCTTGAGAGCCACCAATTTTCCCCTCACAATCACCCGAAGCTGCAGCAGCTATGGCTCAAAGCGCACTACGTCGAGGCGGAGAAGCTTCGAGGCCGCCCTCTCGGGGCTGTGGGAAAGTACCGCGTCCGCAGAAAGTTCCCCCTGCCTCGGTCTATCTGGGACGGCGAGGAGACAAGTTACTGTTTCAAAGAGAAAAGCCGGAGCGTACTCAGAGAATGGTACACACATAACCCCTACCCTTCCCCGCGAGAGAAGAGGGAGCTCGCCGAAGGCACCGGGTTAACAACCACGCAAGTCAGTAACTGGTTCAAAAACAGACGGCAAAGAGACCGCGCGGCAGAAGCGAAGGAAAG GGAAAACAACGAAAACTCCAACACCAACAGCCACAACCCATTGACTTCTTCCATGAATGGAAATAAAACACTTTTGGGGAGCTCAGACGACGACAAAACGCCTTCAGGGACTCCGGATAACACCTCGTCGACTCCGGCTATGCTCATCGCTTCAAACTCGGGGCTGCAGATGCACGGCCTAGCGCCTCCACCCGGGCCTAGCGCCATGCCAGTGTCCAGCCATGACTCTGTGCACCATCATCACTCATTGCACGATACTATACTGAACCCTATGTCGTCTAACCTGGTCGACCTCGGCTCTTAA
- the LOC109870463 gene encoding homeobox protein SIX2 isoform X1 yields MSMLPTFGFTQEQVACVCEVLQQGGNIERLGRFLWSLPACEHLHKNESVLKAKAVVAFHRGNFRELYKILESHQFSPHNHPKLQQLWLKAHYVEAEKLRGRPLGAVGKYRVRRKFPLPRSIWDGEETSYCFKEKSRSVLREWYTHNPYPSPREKRELAEGTGLTTTQVSNWFKNRRQRDRAAEAKERYEENNENSNTNSHNPLTSSMNGNKTLLGSSDDDKTPSGTPDNTSSTPAMLIASNSGLQMHGLAPPPGPSAMPVSSHDSVHHHHSLHDTILNPMSSNLVDLGS; encoded by the exons AtgtctatgcttccaacttttgGCTTTACGCAAGAGCAAGTTGCTTGCGTCTGCGAGGTCCTCCAACAGGGTGGAAACATTGAACGGCTCGGGCGCTTTTTGTGGTCTTTACCCGCGTGTGAGCACCTCCACAAAAATGAAAGTGTTCTCAAAGCTAAAGCTGTGGTCGCATTCCACAGAGGAAATTTCAGAGAGCTTTATAAGATCCTTGAGAGCCACCAATTTTCCCCTCACAATCACCCGAAGCTGCAGCAGCTATGGCTCAAAGCGCACTACGTCGAGGCGGAGAAGCTTCGAGGCCGCCCTCTCGGGGCTGTGGGAAAGTACCGCGTCCGCAGAAAGTTCCCCCTGCCTCGGTCTATCTGGGACGGCGAGGAGACAAGTTACTGTTTCAAAGAGAAAAGCCGGAGCGTACTCAGAGAATGGTACACACATAACCCCTACCCTTCCCCGCGAGAGAAGAGGGAGCTCGCCGAAGGCACCGGGTTAACAACCACGCAAGTCAGTAACTGGTTCAAAAACAGACGGCAAAGAGACCGCGCGGCAGAAGCGAAGGAAAGGTACGA GGAAAACAACGAAAACTCCAACACCAACAGCCACAACCCATTGACTTCTTCCATGAATGGAAATAAAACACTTTTGGGGAGCTCAGACGACGACAAAACGCCTTCAGGGACTCCGGATAACACCTCGTCGACTCCGGCTATGCTCATCGCTTCAAACTCGGGGCTGCAGATGCACGGCCTAGCGCCTCCACCCGGGCCTAGCGCCATGCCAGTGTCCAGCCATGACTCTGTGCACCATCATCACTCATTGCACGATACTATACTGAACCCTATGTCGTCTAACCTGGTCGACCTCGGCTCTTAA